The following proteins are co-located in the Carassius gibelio isolate Cgi1373 ecotype wild population from Czech Republic chromosome A21, carGib1.2-hapl.c, whole genome shotgun sequence genome:
- the LOC127941604 gene encoding sialidase-3 isoform X3 yields MDDKTPSFDLTDIKTTIFKQEQSQSCCCCWPSWCCRKRQVTYRIPALLYISENKTYLAFAEKRKTPSDTDADKLVMRRGLWEDDKNNIKWDSTHQLLSSACLPNHRSMNPCPVYERESKTIFLFFICVPYGVSEASQIEAKKNQARLCYITSQDNGNIWSDITELKDVISEHEKNWATFAVGPGHGIQMKDGRLIIPGYVYYFVQPNAPKSHAVTFCSDDKGHTWHVGKHMEGESNECQMAEITDDSYNSLLYCNARSRSGYRVEALSTSKGEAFEKPFTVQKLKETDKGCQGSVLYIPSPPLLLYSHPTTEHKRKNLGIYVNKSPSDPSQWTYNGTINNGPSGYSDLAECENREYIACLMECGQKREIEEIAFKFFKINNAVESP; encoded by the exons ATGGATGACAAAACACCATCATTTGATCTAacagacataaaaacaacaatattcaAACAGGAACAGTctcaaagttgttgttgttgttggccaAGTTGGTGTTGTAGAAAACGACAGGTGACATACAGAATTCCAGCTCTTCTCTATATCAGTGAAAATAAAACCTACCTTGCCTTTGCTGAAAAACGGAAAACACCAAGTGACACAGATGCAGACAAGCTTGTGATGAGAAGAGGATTGTGGGAGGATGACAAGAATAACATAAAG TGGGATAGTACTCATCAGCTGCTTTCTTCAGCTTGTCTACCAAACCACCGCAGCATGAATCCATGTCCAGTCTATGAGAGAGAATCTAAGACCatctttctgtttttcatttgtgTTCCTTATGGGGTCTCTGAAGCTAGTCAAATTGAAGCAAAAAAGAACCAGGCACGGCTTTGTTACATAACCAGTCAGGATAACGGCAATATCTGGAGTGATATTACAGAACTGAAAGATGTGATCAGTGAACATGAGAAAAACTGGGCCACCTTTGCTGTTGGACCAGGACATGGTATTCAAATGAAGGACGGAAGACTGATTATCCCAGGATATGTGTATTACTTTGTTCAGCCGAATGCACCCAAATCACATGCAGTCACATTTTGCAGTGATGATAAAGGACATACTTGGCATGTAGGAAAACATATGGAAGGTGAATCTAATGAATGTCAGATGGCTGAGATCACAGATGACAGTTATAATAGTTTACTGTACTGCAATGCTCGAAGTAGATCTGGCTACAGAGTCGAAGCTCTAAGCACCAGTAAAGGAGAAGCTTTTGAAAAACCTTTTACTGTTCAAAAGCTGAAAGAGACCGATAAGGGTTGCCAAGGTAGTGTGCTATATATTCCTTCCCCTCCATTGCTGCTCTATTCTCATCCAACCACTGAACACAAGAGAAAGAATCTCGGAATCTATGTGAATAAATCACCATCAGATCCAAGTCAATGGACCTATAATGGAACAATCAATAATGGTCCAAGTGGATACTCGGATCTGGCCGAGTGTGAGAATAGAGAGTACATTGCTTGTCTCATGGAATGTGGACAGAAAAGAGAAATTGAAGAGATAGCCTTCAAGTTCTTCAAAATCAATAACGCTGTGGAATCTCCATAG
- the LOC127941604 gene encoding sialidase-3 isoform X4, which yields MGDKRTTTIFKQEQPQSWFCWPSCCCWPSWCCSKQQVTYRIPALLYISENKTYLAFAEKRKTPSDTDADKLVMRRGLWEDDKNNIKWDSTHQLLSSACLPNHRSMNPCPVYERESKTIFLFFICVPYGVSEASQIEAKKNQARLCYITSQDNGNIWSDITELKDVISEHEKNWATFAVGPGHGIQMKDGRLIIPGYVYYFVQPNAPKSHAVTFCSDDKGHTWHVGKHMEGESNECQMAEITDDSYNSLLYCNARSRSGYRVEALSTSKGEAFEKPFTVQKLKETDKGCQGSVLYIPSPPLLLYSHPTTEHKRKNLGIYVNKSPSDPSQWTYNGTINNGPSGYSDLAECENREYIACLMECGQKREIEEIAFKFFKINNAVESP from the exons GTGACATACAGAATTCCAGCTCTTCTCTATATCAGTGAAAATAAAACCTACCTTGCCTTTGCTGAAAAACGGAAAACACCAAGTGACACAGATGCAGACAAGCTTGTGATGAGAAGAGGATTGTGGGAGGATGACAAGAATAACATAAAG TGGGATAGTACTCATCAGCTGCTTTCTTCAGCTTGTCTACCAAACCACCGCAGCATGAATCCATGTCCAGTCTATGAGAGAGAATCTAAGACCatctttctgtttttcatttgtgTTCCTTATGGGGTCTCTGAAGCTAGTCAAATTGAAGCAAAAAAGAACCAGGCACGGCTTTGTTACATAACCAGTCAGGATAACGGCAATATCTGGAGTGATATTACAGAACTGAAAGATGTGATCAGTGAACATGAGAAAAACTGGGCCACCTTTGCTGTTGGACCAGGACATGGTATTCAAATGAAGGACGGAAGACTGATTATCCCAGGATATGTGTATTACTTTGTTCAGCCGAATGCACCCAAATCACATGCAGTCACATTTTGCAGTGATGATAAAGGACATACTTGGCATGTAGGAAAACATATGGAAGGTGAATCTAATGAATGTCAGATGGCTGAGATCACAGATGACAGTTATAATAGTTTACTGTACTGCAATGCTCGAAGTAGATCTGGCTACAGAGTCGAAGCTCTAAGCACCAGTAAAGGAGAAGCTTTTGAAAAACCTTTTACTGTTCAAAAGCTGAAAGAGACCGATAAGGGTTGCCAAGGTAGTGTGCTATATATTCCTTCCCCTCCATTGCTGCTCTATTCTCATCCAACCACTGAACACAAGAGAAAGAATCTCGGAATCTATGTGAATAAATCACCATCAGATCCAAGTCAATGGACCTATAATGGAACAATCAATAATGGTCCAAGTGGATACTCGGATCTGGCCGAGTGTGAGAATAGAGAGTACATTGCTTGTCTCATGGAATGTGGACAGAAAAGAGAAATTGAAGAGATAGCCTTCAAGTTCTTCAAAATCAATAACGCTGTGGAATCTCCATAG
- the wdr73 gene encoding WD repeat-containing protein 73, whose protein sequence is MDISSDESDDWFMESLNTYKDLHVFQLEHPTKVIEWTGDKNICVAGYTGARSEILELLLPLKLYAGENQGLCAERDFKVQHGGFSEEPIESLIHIPGTRCVVTSGSSSSTLQIWDIGGDDSDVIKKTGVINLKSTSAKSSKIAPGLTDEPAVLHGSCISEVQLTEIATGRVLYTVAKESSDSVSGLQFVNACVFLICANDGSLLMGDTRDPSTCHYPLEDSKSDLHWAFGLRTDNSQSEPSCCTVARLSSSGHMLLSDLRNVQRPFCQTQLNVPHNTSENDFLNVCWAPVLDRCLSVSGFDGTVHIYNTMNWSTEGQSPQPVFSHRGHEMSDEAKYSGSLPVVTIHSWHQSRPKTVLSAATDGSLHVWDWVDKITDR, encoded by the exons ATGGACATATCCTCTGATGAATCTGATGACTGGTTCATGGAGTCTCTAAACAC ATACAAAGACCTGCATGTATTTCAACTCGAGCATCCGACAAAAGTAATAGAGTGGACGGGTGATAAAA ATATTTGTGTTGCAGGATACACTGGAGCAAGAAGTGAAATCTTAGAGTTACTTCTGCCTCTTAAGTTATATGCCGGAGAAAACCAG GGCCTTTGTGCAGAAAGAGACTTTAAAGTACAGCATGGTGGATTCTCTGAGGAACCTATTGAGAGTTTGATACATATTCCTGGAACAAG GTGTGTGGTGACGAGTGGAAGTTCTAGTTCGACATTGCAGATATGGGATATTGGAGGCGATGACAGCG ATGTTATAAAAAAGACTGGAGTCATAAACCTCAAGAGCACATCAGCAAAAAGCAGTAAAATAGCACCTGGATTAACAGACGAACCAGCAGTCCTTCATGGTTCTTGTATAAGTGAAGTTCAGCTGACAGAGATAGCAACAGGACGGGTTCTGTATACAGTAG caaaaGAGTCCTCTGATTCAGTGAGTGGCTTACAGTTTGTGAATGCTTGTGTGTTTCTCATATGTGCGAATGATGGCAGTCTGCTCATGGGTGACACAAGAGATCCCTCGACTTGTCATTATCCTCTGGAAGACAGTAAGAGTGATTTGCACTGGGCATTTGGACTGAGGACTGACAACTCTCAGTCAGAACCTTCCTGTTGTACTGTAGCAAGACTCTCGTCCTCTGGTCACATGCTGCTGTCTGATCTAAGAAATGTACAACGTCCGTTTTGTCAAACCCAACTAAATGTCCCACACAACACATCAGAGAATGACTTCCTGAATGTTTGTTGGGCTCCTGTTCTCGACAGATGTCTGTCTGTGTCGG GGTTTGATGGAACCGTGCACATCTACAACACAATGAATTGGAGTACAGAGGGACAGAGCCCACAGCCAGTTTTTTCACACCGAGGTCATGAAATGTCAGATGAAGCCAAATACAGTGGTTCTCTGCCTGTGGTTACCATCCATTCTTGGCATCAGTCACGACCAAAAACTGTTCTCTCAGCAGCTACGGATGGATCTCTACATGTATGGGACTGGGTGGATAAAATCACTGACCGATGA